A window of Nicotiana sylvestris chromosome 8, ASM39365v2, whole genome shotgun sequence genomic DNA:
aattttaaaaatataatagttCAATACTAAAACCTTAAAGATTGAAccaataaaatttaaattctgGATCCGTTTTTAGAGGCAATTAACTTGGCCCAAGTTATACTATAGTGTTGAACCTTTATTTACTGTAAACATCATATTAACAAGCCCCATCGCATCATCTTTTAAAGCTTGTGGAGCAACCTGAGATTCATCATAATTTCCAAACCTCAAATATATAAATGGGGAGATAAGTGAGTCCCGTAAGAGGCAGCAAGTAAAAGATCACCAGTTAAGTTGAAGGAGCTTAGCATTGAGCAGCATCACAAAGTTACTAAAACTTGGCGGAATATGGCAGCAATTCTTTTCTTAAAATCATTTTTCTTATAATGACCTTTTTCAAGATAGAATTGGTCCAGCCTGTGAAAGTTGAAATAAAAGGAGGAATATCTGACATTTAATTGTCCTATAACATCATAAACTAAGGCAAGTCCACTACAATTGGTTACACTTTAAATAGCAAAACCAATTTATGAAATATGGTGTCACCATTTGTGACAAACTAATGAAGTGATTATTGTCTTGTAACTCAGACATAAAGTTCCCCCATCATAACTAAAATACTGAAAATGATATGACAGCAAATAGTTGATCACATGCTAATCTACGATACACATTCATTGATGAATACATCATCCTCTGGTGGAATCTTTCTAGTTCTCATTGTCAGAGAAACGTCTCACATCAGTAACTAATAGAATGCAAGAAGAACAGATTGTTTCTATAGGTAAATGACTTATTCTCCGCACCAACGCAACACAAATGGCCTTGTACTTCTAGGTCGCCTTTCATTCCTGCAGTTTCCCCTACAAACTTGAAAAGCCCCAGCACTCTGCTTAGCTGTTTAACCCCACTCTGCAGTATATTCTGCTCAGTGGATGTTAAAATCTTTCCCATGCATAGACGGAATTTATCCCCGTGACCAATGGCATAGAGTCCTCCACAAACTTCAACTTCAATATCCCAGATGCTACCataaagataataaagaagaAGTGTGAAGACACATCGTGATGAGTGGCCCAATGTCTTAGTCAACTTCTTGTGCACTAAACTCTCCTGGTGGCGAGTTTCCTTATATCCAATGCTTTTGTCTATGAGAACATCCCTAATCTGATAAAGCCCTTCTTTCATAACCTCAAGCTTCTTGACCTCCCAAGTTAATTTTGTCTCTTCACTCAAGCAATTAATAACTGATTTTCATACAAAAAGTAGTCAGAACAGAACATTTCCAATAAGTCCATAGCTTATAACAACTTTGTCCATCTTATCAAAAAACAAGAAATGGTGAACTTGAGTTCATCACCAAACTTTGTCCATATATATTATATAACAGTACCTTGAAaagtcatcaataaaagtaataaaatacttatgATTGGTTAAAATAGGTACATAAGGTCCACTAATATCAGTATGAATTATTTCTAAGAGTTCAGAGCTCCTAGTGAAACCCTTTCTCTTAACCTTGGTCATTTTACCCTtaacactgtcacacctcctttttacgcgcccgaggggcgcaggggagttttttccaattaaaggacaatcgaaacgggattcgtttaattatttcagagtcgccacttgggagatttagggtgtcccaagtcaccaattttaatcccgaatcgaggaaaataatgactctatattacagtctgcgtaccagaaatctagataaggaattctattaacccgggagaaggtgttaggcattcccgagttccgtggttctagcacggtcgctcaactgttatatttggcttatttatctgatttttaatacaatatgaacttatgtgcaaattttatcttttaaccgctttattaattattattattaagaaatgtgaacatcgcttaaaacatatctttggactgtgtcacatgaaatgcacccacaatccgaaacatattttatttgatgttttagaatttggatttgggtcgcatgaaatgcacacccgagtttaagaaaattaaattattaaagacgcgcctaaagcaactagcgcattattatttttgcggaggccgtgaaattcgctaaacaaccctcctgaattctaagtaatttaaacaagtttttactgagggccccacaatttgtgtttttatttggcgaggctcatctcattcttattttttttaaaaagaatttgcaacgtcatgaaaatgcatctcgggccacgccacaatcaatgcgcccgtgactagagacatatttcgactccgttgagatttggatttgggtcacataaatgtgcacccgagtttagggagatagcattattaaaggcgcgcctaaagcaactagcgcattattattttgggctagggccgtgaaatttgttaaacggcccgtcccggaatctaagtatttaatacatatattttgtgagggctccgcaatttgtacatttttttatttagcgaagctcgtctcttttttattttttttttatttatttgtttttatttacttttttttttattattatttttttttattattattattatttttttttaaaaaaaaaggatgtCATTTCATTTCTACGCCTTtgacaatactaaaccttacgacttctttacaactaaaatctcataacttgtcaaaaaattaataaaatgagtttagcgaatgagtgtttcgggagtattaacaacaagtactaatgctaattttATCCGAATGAACTAGGCAAAGGGCCACGAACAAATTAacatcaaacttgtgtcatagaacaattaacccaacttaattaaatgacagcaaataaacaagaataatataacgcaaaaatgaatgaaatgcatacgacgaaaacataagcagaaagcTATCGTATCACtttatatattgcatcttcgaacatttaacgtaaaatttctttatctaatacatcgagatttactaacctttgcacctcgacaaactcagagcgacaaacacgattccgacggaacttaagccggacctttctgaacgaagaacaacagcggaacctcggacagcgcctcgccgtaccggacctcgactcaaccttTGGAACTTGGACTGGAACCCGACCTCAACACAAGGTCAAGCAGCTCACCTCCACGAACTCCGGCTCAACTAGTGGCGTGAagctgacggactgtttagtCGACGATTGTGGGGGTCGACTGGCAGTGTTTAATGGTGACGGGGTGATGGTTGTCGACTGGAAAATGACGAGGGCGTTGGTTGCGACAGTAGGGTGGGTTGTTTGGGCAGTGGTTAATGGCTGGAGTTCGGACGTGAGAGAGTGGTtggttttgggttatggtcgCCGGACATGGTGGAGAGCTCGacaacgcagcaacagctgctcgagTTCCGGCGAGGGGGCAGCGACGACGCGATGGAAACGTAGCAGCAGTCGCTGCTTGACGGGGGCTAGACGCGGTGGGTCGTTGACGGAGTGGTTTTGGGTGGAACGAGGGTGGTCGTTTGAGAGGCTTGGTGGTTATGGCGGAGGAGATGGTGGTGATGGCGTTGGAGGGGACAGTAGTATTTTTGACGGGGAGGTTTGTGTGTTTTTGACGCCGCGAGGAGGAGGGTCTCGTGGGTCTTTGACGATGGGGGCCTCCGTTTTtttatctgcttcttcttcttaagaagaagaagataaacagtacacgttttcttttttttttttttctttttcaaaattctcaaaatccCCCCCTTTTCAAATTCCCCTCGTCCGTGTTTCAATGCccataaaaatgagccccacgcgtggtggggttcgaggcatatgtcccccacgcgtggtggggttccccacgtgtcctggacacggtttattatgggctaggtccgaaaattaggcctaaaaccgggtagtttaaacccgaatattattcttttgcccggacccgagaaataggaacacgttgcttaactagtcctatgtaagcaaaatagctaccaaaaataagactagtatttaaacaaaactatatatttttttaaaaatattttttaaagatttaaaatagctacaaaatattaatgaaactatttttttgtaattttcgtttttcttaaatattaagataaaatatgaagtaatattttttgtatttttcaaagttaaaaaaactatttttgtaattttcgttttttttttttttttttttaataaagacaaaaatatgaaataatatttttgtattaaaatgacttcaaaacattaatagaattatatatatattttttgttaattttcgaatttatataaagtaccaaaataaagtgcaatttttgatttttttttcaaatttatgagggatacatagactaaaatttatacatatactttttgtaattttttttctttttgcaatgaaataaagtaaaaatagttaaaatagctatactagacccaatttcacatattcacactaaaaatgtgaaaattctcggggagagtcaaaaatcacgtgcttacagctgcccctctttgactggaaacacgaagagttttccgacaaagaacgactagccgtgtttttgacccgaccattacttggacggactacacttaaggaaagggagggaatgtgaccgagccctggtatctgagctgcctacatatccttggttatacaggaatcaggccacgtgtagttcgggatgagagagatagtgaagtgtaccgaggtgaagagccgatcgaggtgccgttccgttgaggttccggtccgcggtcctgtcattacaacaaaaatgaaaactgaaaaagactaactaagcctatcagctactagttacaaggattcctatcttcaagtcttctgaaacttggtcttgagtcttgaatggtgcttcatacagacttgggatttgaaccttgatacttgctagttgtaggcgctagttcttgagcagatcacatccgttctccacttccgtgcttcggattcattcattttttctttttctttttctttttctttttttttctttttgtgactagcttttgttgaccctctcagactgttgactcgcattcttggggcgagcttcttgttgcttctatcttggattgagtgctggggatttttgttgtggctttctgccttccaatgggttacggcttgactttgaacgatcccgatgttctacaggcggacccctaacttcttcaatctttgacatataacaatcttctgctctacagacaggcccctgacaatcaaaacaaacaaaacaaacaaaatttcctaacccagtttgtaccgggaaggtttgtgagtcgttagcaaaatcgtagcccattgatactactgatgcagtgctgagagtgaactaaacactagattaggatgtattcccttgttatacaggtgggcgcctaacttcaatgcttgaaatgtaaggactgaaatgtattcctctcgttatacaggtgggtgcctggatttaggaaaatgactctttttttttttcaaaatgttttttttttttttagcatcttaggagaaagattcatcggactaagattttgatcctaggagaagattcgtcagactaggtctctatcttaggagaaaaattcgtcagactaagattttgatcctaggagaaggttcatcagactaggtctctttttcagactaggtctctttttttttggtatctcaggagaaagattcatcagactgagatttgatcctaggagaaagattcatcagactaggtcattttttgtttgttatcttaggagaaagattcatcggactaagattttgatcctaggagaaagattcatcagactaggtcatttttttggtatctcaggagaaagattcatcagactgagatttgatcctaggagaaagattcatcagactaggtcattttttgtttttggtatcttaggagaaagattcatcagactaagatttggatcctaggagaaggttcgtcagactaggtctctatcttaggagaaaaattcatcggactaagattttgatcctaggagaaggttcatcggactaggtcattttttgtttttggtatcttaggagaaagattcatcagactaagattttgatcctaggagaaggttcgtcagactaagattttgatcctaggagaaagttcatcggactaggtcatcagactgagatttgatcctaggagaaggttcgtcagactaggtcattttttatttttggtatctcaggagaaagattcatcagactgagattttgatcctaggagaaggttcgtcagactaggtctctatcttaggagaaaaattcatcggactaagattttgatcctaggagaaggttcatcggactaggtcattttttgtttttggtatcttaggagaaagattcatcagactaagattttgatcctaggagaaggttcgtcagactaggtcattttttatttttggtatctcAAAAACAACTTGGGAGgcaatgcatctcctatgggtaaacttaactttgaggaagtgcgtctcctgtgggtacaataaacttaggaagtgcgtctcctattggggataactgttcttaggaagtgcgtctcctactgggtgaaactagacttttaggaagtgcgtctcctatggtgaaactcgcttaggaagtgcgtctcctattggtgaaacttgctttaggacgtgcgtctcctattgggtgcaataaacttaggaagtgcgtctcctattggtagaactgaacttaggaagtgcgtctcctatgggtgaaatgaacttaggaagtgcgtctcctatggtgaaactcgcttaggaagtgcgtctcctattggtgaaacttgctttaggaagtgcgtctcctatggtgaaacttgctttaggaagtgcgtctcctattggtgaaactgaaactaggaagtgcgtctcctattggtgaaataaacttaggaagtgcgtctcctattggtgaaacttgtttaggaagtgcgtctcctattggtgaaacaaatcttaggaagtgcgtctcctactggtgaaacttatcttaggaagtgcgtctcctattggtggaacttgtttaggaagtgcgtctcctattggtgaaacattttaggaagtgcgtctcctacttgtgaaactttttaggaagtgcgtctcctattggtacaatggacttaggaagtgcgtctcctattggtaaaactgaacttaggaggaaatgcatctcctacgtggaatgtatgcctctgttatctgggcgggctcccaatttcaatacttaaaagtaaagactgaatgtattcctctgttattatgggcgggctcccaacttcaacacttaaaagtaaaaaaaactgaatgtatgcctctgttatctgggcgggctcccaatttcaacacttgaaaagtaaagactgaatttattcctctgttatctgggcgggctcccaatttcaacacttaaaagtaaagactgaacccaacatatcctatttgagggcggatgaacccaacatatcctatttgagggcggatgaacccaacagatcctatttgagggcggattaacccaacagatcctatttgagggcggatgaacccaacagatcctatttgagggcggattaacccaacagatcctatttgagggcggattaacccaacagatcctatttgagggcggatgaacccaacagatcctatttgagggcggattaacccaacaaatcctatttgagggcggatgaacccaacagatcctatttgagggcggattaacccaacaaatcctatttgagggcggatgaacccgacagatcctatttgagggcggattaacccgacagatcctatttgagggcggattaacccaacagatcctatttgagggcggattaacccaacatatcctatttgagggcggatgaacccaacagatcctatttgagggcggatgaacccgacagatcctatttgagggcggattaacccaacagatcctatttgagggcggatgaacccgacagatcctatttgagggcggatgaacccgacagatccttaagacttgaaaatgtcttacctcgaatacttgctggggattgggatgaattttccttttctaccttccccatttttattattattctttttttttttttttttttattccttttttgtttttgttttgttttttgcatagcttctcccttcaaagaatacctcccttgatttacttacctgttggggggtaaaatgttatcagctgggggtacctgacttccagaaaattttccaaatggaaggaaaattttctgccccagtttgataatatcccttgtggcatgcgtttctgcctcaatgccatttcccttacctgtttcaaatcaaacaaaattgttagtttaaaacatggtggttggttgtgatactcccaatgggatggcttttccttttttccttccttgctttgcgttgcacaacttgttggggatgatattatgtgctagggataatcccttcctgctgggggatatccctcttcttttgtggcatagcttggaaactggcattttccccgaccttttagtctagcattgatttcgccaaatcatgctcactgctctccttgctttgaggtttataaccttgggtttggcaaggatatccctcttgacgcttgtcaatccttttgtcaattccctttgctggggatatgtttcttgacactggcctcgcgtttgctccctactgactataccacttggatgtactagtcagatctcattttggaaagctgatggcctatttgaagtcatttcatacctgttctgaccagacatactctattggggatttttctatgaaaggaaaaagatgaaagggaacaggataaaaagacaaaggaagaaacatgactctttaacaaaagaaactataaataaaaaccctatcaaatgcagataccgactctaatggccatgacatgcgtatgtggcctatcctttaccgccaatcatctttcaaga
This region includes:
- the LOC104246105 gene encoding uncharacterized protein → MTFQVINCLSEETKLTWEVKKLEVMKEGLYQIRDVLIDKSIGYKETRHQESLVHKKLTKTLGHSSRCVFTLLLYYLYGSIWDIEVEVCGGLYAIGHGDKFRLCMGKILTSTEQNILQSGVKQLSRVLGLFKFVGETAGMKGDLEVQGHLCCVGAENKSFTYRNNLFFLHSISY